Below is a genomic region from Halorubrum depositum.
TCGACGGGGACGACCCCGTGGGCCTTCCCCGGGCGCTCCGTCTTGATCTGCGTGCCGGCCGCGAGGAAGTCGTCGACGAGGTGCATCGTCGCCGGGTGGACGCCGCCGGTCGCGAACCCGTGGTTGCGCGCGCGACCGTACCGGAGCCGGAACCCGCCCGCCTCGCTCGGGTGGGTGAACACGGGGCGGCCCGCGATCAGGTCCCGGAGGAACTTCTGGGAGGGTTTCGCCCGTGGCGGGCCGTCCGGCTCGTCCGTTCCGTCCTCGTCGCCGTCGTCCCCGGTGTCGCCCGCGTCGCTCTCGGCGTCGTCTCCCGAGTCACCGTCTCCGGAGCCGTCGTCCGACCCCGCCGCGTCGCTCTCGCCGGAGCCGTCCTTCCCGATCGTCCCGTCGATCAGGTCCTGGAGCCACGGCCAGTCGACCTCGTCGAGGTCGCGGGTGTACCGCTGGATCTTCGGGGCCTTCAGCGCGATCCCCTCGGCGGCGACGAGGCACATCCCGCCGCGCGCGGAGTTGGTGTCGACGCGTTCGAGGTCGCGGAAGCCGGAGACCTCCTCGTCGCTCGTCGCCTCCCCGTCGAGCATGATGGGGATGTGCTCCGCGATGAACTTCGACTCCTTGTCCTTCGGCGTGTACTGGAGCCCGGTCTCCTTGTCGTAGAGGGCGATCTCCTCGGCGTAGCGCTCGACCTCCACGTCGCGCGGCTTGTACTCGTCAATGCCCAGCAGCGACCGGGCGTAGTCGGCGACGAGGACGGAAAGCGCCTGCGCGGTCCCGCCGGCCGACCGGATCGGCCCGGCGTAGTAGACGTTGACGAACTCGGTGCCGTCGTCGTTCTCCAACAGCTCGACGCGGTCGATCCCCTCGATCGGCGCGGCGACGACCCCCTCCGTGAGCAGGGCGACCGCGGTCCGGACCGCGCCCTCGACCTTCCCGGCGCGGGAGTCGTAGTCGCCGACGGTCCCCTCGACGAAGTCGGTGACGAGCTCCAAGGCCGCCTCCTCGCGGGACATCTCCCCCTCCAGTTCGCGGACGCGCTCCGCGACGCCGTCGATGCCGAGGATGTTCTCGACCCGGTCGGCCATGTCGCGGGCGACGGGGATCTCGACCTCCGGCTCCGGGTCGTACCCCTGTCCCTTCGCCGTCTCCGCGAGCGCCAGCGCCTCGTCGAGCCGGTCTTCGATCCGGGCGAAGTAGCGCTCGTCGTCCGGCCTCATCGCCGCCGGACCCGCCTCACAGCCATAGGTCGAGGTCGGTCGTCGGGTCGTGCGACCGCTCCAGCGGCTCGTCGAACGCGCGCATGTGACACTCGCCCGCCCAGACGGTCCCCGAGTCGAGGTGGCCGGCGAGCGCCTGTCCGCTCGGCCGCGACAGCACGGCGTGGGTGTGCGCGAACACGTCGCCGTCGAGCAGCGAGACGTTCCCGACGCAGGCGGCGACCTCCAGCGGCTCGTCGAACGTCACCGACTGGTACTCGGTGTCCTCCTGGTCGTAGAACCAGACGTCCGCGTCCTGCACGGCGCCGAGCGCCGTGAACCAGCCCGCCTCGACGTCCTCCGCGCGGGCGAGGTCCTCGATCTCCTCGCGCCAGTCGGCGCCGGTCTCGAACCGAGCCACGTACTCCGCCGTCGTCTCGACTTCCCGGTGGTGCATAGGAACCGTCCACGGTGGCCGGGGGCAAAAAGGCTTCAGTCGCGGTGAGCGCGGCCGGCCTTGACAGAATTAATATAGCGATATCTAGTTTATTTACGGACGACGGCGCCACGGCGGAAGAGCGAGAGACGCGCCGCTACGGCGTCGGAATCGGGATAAAACGGAGAATCGAGAGCTACCGGAGGCGGTTCA
It encodes:
- a CDS encoding PPC domain-containing DNA-binding protein codes for the protein MHHREVETTAEYVARFETGADWREEIEDLARAEDVEAGWFTALGAVQDADVWFYDQEDTEYQSVTFDEPLEVAACVGNVSLLDGDVFAHTHAVLSRPSGQALAGHLDSGTVWAGECHMRAFDEPLERSHDPTTDLDLWL